In Zingiber officinale cultivar Zhangliang chromosome 8B, Zo_v1.1, whole genome shotgun sequence, a single genomic region encodes these proteins:
- the LOC122015296 gene encoding microtubule-associated protein 70-1-like has protein sequence MGENGGKEESKSAAFGLLEEDAVDYYFSSSSSSSQAGLGLPPAKKKQPKRTSFDDEDFLNLLHGSDPFKIELNRLQNLVKDKDRELSEAYSEIKGLRLVERAKDKALAEVSEELNKMVEKLQLSEAALESKNLEIKRVTEEKKEALAAQFAAEATLRRVHAAQKDEALPSLEDILFPLEAEIKLLKQEIANLQDDNRVLERLTKTKEAALLEAEREVQIAKVKAALVDDLQNKNQELMKQNEINQEEYKILDRMHRQKVAEVEKLAQTVHDLEEALLSGAAAANAVRDYQRQVNELKGEKKTLERTLSRAMVAENRAAVVMANEWKDTNDKVIPVKQWLEERRVLTGEMQQLREKLSISERAAKAEAQLKERLQLRLKVVEDGLKSSLRSGIRYDKRNSPSLARSSSINGSDSAPNTLSSGIGTRKPCAPSGKFSSPSSALLKHAKGASKSFDGCRVAEEEYYKSRLSEDTYVSDTLEKDIEHLSITGAMEQLSSKPQDAAPDDYVSVVFYDMLQKEVITLRKSLHEKDQCLKDKDISMEMLSRKIDTITKSMEVETKKLRREKAALEKEIAALKVENQNELKVRRSKGNGQQFA, from the exons ATGGGGGAGAACGGAGGGAAAGAGGAATCCAAATCGGCGGCGTTTGGGTTGCTGGAGGAGGATGCCGTCGACTACTATTtctcgtcgtcgtcgtcatcgTCGCAGGCGGGTCTGGGCTTGCCGCCGGCGAAGAAGAAGCAACCGAAAAGAACCAGTTTTGACGACGAAGACTTCTTGAACCTGTTGCATGGTTCTGACCCCTTCAAGATCGAGCTGAATCGCCTCCAGAATCTAGTCAAAG ATAAGGACCGTGAGCTATCTGAAGCTTATAGTGAAATTAAAGGCCTAAGGTTGGTAGAACGTGCCAAAGACAAGGCTCTTGCTGAG GTTTCTGAGGAGCTTAACAAGATGGTGGAGAAGTTGCAGCTATCTGAAGCTGCTTTGGAGAGCAAG AACTTGGAGATCAAAAGAGTTactgaagaaaagaaagaagcatTAGCTGCACAGTTTGCCGCGGAAGCTACTCTTAGAAGAGTGCATGCTGCACAGAAGGATGAGGCGCTACCCAGTTTGGAGGATATACTTTTCCCACTAGAAGCTGAGATCAAGCTCTTGAAGCAAGAG ATAGCAAACCTTCAAGATGATAATAGAGTCTTGGAGAGATTAACAAAAACCAAGGAAGCAGCTTTGTTAGAAGCAGAAAGAGAAGTGCAGATTGCGAAGGTTAAGGCAGCTCTTGTTGATGACCTTCAGAACAAAAACCAGGAGCTCATGAAACAGAATGAAATAAACCAG GAAGAGTACAAAATACTAGATAGAATGCACCGTCAAAAGGTTGCAGAAGTTGAGAAGTTGGCGCAGACTGTTCATGACTTAGAAGAGGCACTTCTTTCAGGGGCTGCTGCTGCAAATGCTGTAAGAGATTATCAGCGGCAAGTTAATGAGTTAAAG GGGGAGAAAAAGACACTTGAGAGAACATTGTCTCGAGCCATGGTTGCAGAAAACCGAGCGGCTGTAGTAATGGCAAATGAATGGAAGGATACTAATGACAAAGTTATACCAGTCAAACAATGGCTTGAAGAGCGACGTGTTCTGACG GGAGAAATGCAACAACTACGGGAGAAGCTCTCCATATCAGAACGTGCTGCCAAGGCAGAGGCTCAACTTAAA GAAAGGCTGCAGCTGCGTTTGAAGGTTGTTGAAGATGGACTAAAATCATCACTTCGGTCTGGGATCCGTTATGATAAACGAAACAGTCCTTCTTTGGCTAGAAGTAGCTCGATTAATGGGTCTGACAGTGCTCCAAATACTCTATCAAGTGGAATAGGGACACGAAAACCATGTGCTCCAAGTGGAAAATTTTCAAGCCCTTCCAGTGCGCTGCTAAAGCATGCCAAGGGAGCATCAAAGTCCTTTGATGGCTGCAGAGTAGCAGAGGAAGAGTATTATAAATCAAGGTTATCTGAAGACACTTATGTTAGTGATACTTTAGAGAAGGACATCGAACATCTTTCTATCACCGGAGCAATGGAGCAGCTCAGCAGCAAGCCCCAAGATGCTGCTCCAGATGATTATGTTTCAGTTGTATTTTATGATATGCTACAGAAGGAAGTAATCACATTAAGGAAGTCATTGCATGAGAAGGATCAGTGTTTGAAGGACAAGGATATTTCTATGGAG ATGCTTTCAAGAAAAATAGACACAATAACTAAATCAATGGAGGTCGAAACAAAGAAATTGCGTAGAGAAAAGGCTGCACTTGAGAAGGAGATAGCAGCCTTGAAGGTAGAAAACCAGAATGAACTGAAAGTTAGGCGCTCAAAAGGGAATGGCCAACAATTTGCATAA